Proteins encoded together in one Vitis vinifera cultivar Pinot Noir 40024 chromosome 4, ASM3070453v1 window:
- the LOC100252989 gene encoding 2-(3-amino-3-carboxypropyl)histidine synthase subunit 1 — MEQQRDTVLVASQNPNPVSFTKKSSSSSGPKRFVKNQIPDSIINNAALNAAIALLPSNYNFEVHKCVWRILSSRAKRVALQFPEGLLMYSLHLSDIFTSYAGADHCLVLGDVTYGACCVDDLSAAALEADLLIHYGHSCLVPIDATSIPCLYVFVEIAIDVDLLIGTVKLNLPPAGQIVLAGTIQFSSAIRAAKPELEKAGFRVLIPQSKPLSAGEVLGCTAPKISKTSFISDDVVAVFVADGRFHLEAFMIANPAIKAYRYDPYIGRLLLEEYDHKGMKDSRKNAILKAREGKNWGIVLGTLGRQGNPRILNMLQDRMREKGFSWTVVLMSEISPARVLLFGDSVDAWIQIACPRLSIDWGDAFGKPLLNPFEAEIALGFIPGWWEKASIANSDCIKNGLCCNDNCDNGVCAKDKVDVSQDYPMDYYAQDGGEWNSSYAKKSTRPSRRNVSSCTGNGAIS, encoded by the coding sequence ATGGAGCAGCAGAGAGACACGGTTCTTGTAGCCtctcaaaaccctaaccccgTCTCTTTCACTAAGAAATCGTCATCTTCTTCAGGGCCGAAACGCTTCGTGAAGAACCAGATTCCTGACTCCATCATCAACAATGCTGCTCTCAACGCCGCCATTGCTCTTCTCCCTTCCAACTACAACTTCGAGGTCCACAAGTGCGTGTGGCGAATCCTCTCCTCACGCGCCAAGCGTGTCGCCCTCCAGTTTCCCGAAGGTCTCCTCATGTACTCCCTCCACCTCTCTGACATCTTCACCTCCTACGCCGGCGCCGACCACTGCCTCGTCCTCGGTGACGTCACCTACGGTGCCTGTTGCGTCGACGACCTCTCCGCCGCCGCCCTGGAGGCTGACCTCCTCATTCACTACGGCCACAGCTGCCTCGTCCCCATCGATGCTACCTCCATCCCATGCCTCTATGTCTTTGTCGAAATCGCTATCGATGTGGACCTCCTCATTGGTACGGTGAAGCTCAATCTCCCTCCCGCCGGGCAAATCGTCCTTGCCGGAACAATTCAATTCTCCTCGGCCATCCGTGCTGCCAAGCCCGAGCTGGAGAAGgcggggtttagggttttgattcCACAATCGAAACCCTTGTCTGCGGGGGAGGTTCTAGGTTGCACTGCGCCGAAGATCTCCAAAACATCCTTTATCTCTGATGACGTTGTTGCTGTGTTTGTTGCGGATGGGAGGTTTCATCTGGAGGCTTTTATGATAGCGAATCCGGCGATTAAAGCTTACCGATATGATCCTTACATTGGGCGTTTGTTGTTGGAGGAGTATGATCACAAGGGCATGAAGGATTCGAGGAAAAATGCGATTTTGAAAGCGAGGGAGGGGAAGAATTGGGGCATTGTGCTGGGGACATTGGGGAGGCAGGGGAATCCGAGGATTCTTAATATGTTGCAGGATAGAATGAGGGAAAAGGGTTTCTCTTGGACGGTGGTTTTGATGTCTGAGATATCTCCAGCAAGGGTGTTACTGTTTGGGGACTCTGTGGATGCTTGGATTCAGATTGCTTGTCCTCGGCTCTCCATTGATTGGGGTGATGCTTTTGGGAAGCCGTTATTGAATCCATTTGAGGCTGAGATTGCTCTTGGTTTTATACCTGGTTGGTGGGAGAAAGCTTCAATAGCTAATTCAGATTGCATCAAGAATGGATTGTGTTGTAATGATAACTGTGACAATGGTGTTTGTGCAAAAGACAAGGTAGATGTTTCCCAAGACTATCCGATGGATTATTATGCCCAGGATGGAGGGGAATGGAATTCCTCTTATGCCAAAAAGTCGACCCGGCCTTCTCGGAGAAATGTTTCATCTTGTACCGGTAATGGTGCCATCTCCTAA
- the LOC100258121 gene encoding pentatricopeptide repeat-containing protein At5g66520, with protein sequence MLASVGSKYLKSSRRVLSLLDQCVTMAHIKQIQSHLTVSGTLFDPFAAGRIISFCAVSAQGDISHAYLLFLSLPRRTSFIWNTMLRAFTDKKEPATVLSLYKYMLSTGFLPNNYTFSFLLQACAQLSDLSFGILLHAQAVRLGWEAYDFVQNGLLHLYASCNCMDSARRLFDGSVNRDVVTWTAVINGYAKSGQVVVARQLFDEMPEKNAVSWSAMITGYAQIGLFREALELFNDMQIAGFRPNHGAIVGALTACAFLGALDQGRWIHAYVDRNRMVLDRILGTALIDMYAKCGCVETACRVFDEMLDRDVFAFTSLISGLANHGHSATAIEMFTRMQNEGVCPNEVTFICLLSACSRVGLVEEGLRIFKSMTNIYGIEPVVQHYGCLVDLLGRAGMLEDAKRVVREMPLEPDSYVLGALLNACRVHGDVELGKETVECLAERSLDHGGVHVLLSNMYASANQWEDVAKVRKGMEEKKVKKVPGCSLIEVDGAVFEFVAGDMSHVFMDEIVLLLLGIDKHLKSLWSEDDDNDDMKFE encoded by the coding sequence ATGTTGGCTTCTGTTGGCtccaaatatttgaaatcaagtcGCAGAGTTCTCTCCCTCTTAGACCAATGCGTAACCATGGCTCACATCAAACAGATTCAGTCCCATCTCACCGTTTCCGGCACCCTCTTCGACCCCTTCGCAGCAGGCAGAATCATCTCATTCTGCGCCGTCTCCGCCCAAGGCGACATCTCTCACGCCTacctcctctttctctctctccctcgaCGTACCTCCTTCATTTGGAACACCATGCTACGAGCTTTCACCGACAAAAAGGAACCCGCCACTGTGCTCTCTCTTTACAAATACATGCTTAGTACTGGCTTCTTACCCAATAACtacactttctcttttcttcttcaagcCTGTGCTCAGCTCTCTGACCTCTCTTTTGGGATCCTACTCCACGCTCAGGCGGTCAGATTGGGTTGGGAAGCCTATGATTTCGTGCAAAACGGATTGCTCCATTTGTACGCGTCTTGTAATTGCATGGACTCGGCTCGAAGGTTGTTTGATGGGAGTGTGAACCGAGACGTTGTTACGTGGACTGCTGTGATAAATGGGTATGCCAAGTCTGGGCAGGTCGTGGTGGCGAGGCAactgtttgatgaaatgcctgAGAAGAATGCGGTTTCTTGGAGTGCGATGATCACTGGGTATGCGCAAATTGGGTTGTTTAGGGAGGCTTTAGAGCTTTTCAATGATATGCAGATTGCTGGATTTCGGCCTAATCATGGGGCAATAGTGGGTGCACTCACTGCTTGTGCTTTTCTTGGGGCATTGGATCAGGGAAGGTGGATTCATGCATATGTGGATAGAAACCGTATGGTATTGGATAGAATATTGGGGACAGCGCTTATAGACATGTATGCAAAGTGCGGCTGTGTAGAAACAGCTTGTCGTGTGTTTGATGAAATGCTAGATCGGGACGTCTTTGCTTTTACTTCTTTAATTTCAGGCTTAGCCAATCATGGTCACAGTGCCACAGCTATTGAGATGTTTACAAGAATGCAGAATGAAGGGGTTTGTCCAAATGAAGTTACTTTTATATGTCTCTTAAGTGCTTGTAGTCGAGTTGGATTGGTGGAAGAAGGATTGAGAATCTTCAAAAGTATGACAAATATTTATGGAATTGAACCAGTCGTCCAGCACTATGGCTGTTTGGTAGATCTTTTGGGCAGAGCTGGGATGCTAGAGGATGCTAAGAGGGTGGTCAGGGAGATGCCCCTGGAGCCAGATTCTTATGTATTGGGTGCATTACTCAATGCTTGTAGGGTTCATGGCGACGTTGAGTTAGGTAAAGAAACAGTTGAGTGCTTGGCAGAGCGGAGTCTTGACCATGGAGGTGTTCATGTCCTTCTTTCAAATATGTATGCCTCAGCTAACCAATGGGAGGATGTAGCTAAGGTAAGGAAgggaatggaagaaaaaaaggtgaaaaaggTTCCAGGGTGTAGCTTGATTGAAGTGGATGGTGCGGTTTTCGAATTTGTTGCTGGAGATATGTCTCATGTTTTTATGGATGAGATTGTGTTGTTGCTTCTTGGTATTGACAAGCACTTGAAATCACTTTGGTCTGAAGATGATGACAATGATGACATGAAATTTGAGTAA
- the LOC100241008 gene encoding uncharacterized LOC100241008 precursor has protein sequence MAPLTQSVLSLLSAAFLLGFLSDPAAARPCKTLFISSYSVSFHPNFPDQNNPNSAGTAGILTIFTEIRQFNPRPPLTFVDAVEDQHPIERPPRFGLGLGFDSDSLRDRTKDVLSVVVALLFGVGCGALTAATMYLGWSLFSNRHRYSDFDYDDFEDDDVDMSPKKVGYVRIPPPADASTPVAKEAV, from the coding sequence ATGGCGCCGTTGACTCAGTCTGTCCTCAGCCTCCTCTCCGCCGCTTTCCTCCTTGGCTTCCTCTCTGATCCGGCCGCTGCTCGTCCCTGCAAAACCCTTTTCATCTCCTCCTACTCCGTATCCTTCCACCCCAATTTCCCCGATCAAAATAACCCTAACTCCGCAGGCACCGCCGGAATTCTCACGATTTTCACTGAGATCCGGCAATTTAACCCCCGTCCGCCGCTCACCTTCGTCGACGCCGTCGAGGATCAGCACCCGATCGAGCGTCCGCCGCGATTTGGCCTCGGTCTAGGGTTCGACTCCGACTCCCTCCGCGACCGCACCAAGGACGTGCTCAGCGTTGTTGTGGCGCTGCTCTTCGGCGTCGGCTGTGGCGCTCTCACCGCCGCAACCATGTACTTGGGTTGGTCGCTCTTCTCCAACCGCCACCGCTACTCCGACTTCGATTACGATGACTTTGAGGATGATGACGTTGACATGAGCCCTAAGAAGGTGGGCTATGTGAGGATCCCTCCTCCTGCTGATGCCTCTACTCCCGTGGCAAAAGAGGCGGTATGA